The genomic region CGAATACGTCAGAACCGGTTTCTCCATCGTCACTCAGAATCTCTTTATTTATATGGAATTGACTGGAACATGTTTCAAAGGAATAATCAAATGAATTGCCGTGCCGGTATTAGTTCCCTCGCTTTCGGCCCAAACTTTCCCGTTATGTTCCTCCATCGTTCCCCGCACGATAGTCAAACCGAGCCCGCTTCCGCCCCCCATAAATTTGTGTTTACTTGTCCGGTGTTGGTCTGCATCGCCCAGCTGATAGAATTTTTCAAATATTTTTTCAAGTTCCGCTTTTGGAATTCCGATCCCGTTATCTTTACAAATTATATGCGCTGCGTCATTTTCAACCGAACCGTTAAATTCGATCAGAGCGCCATCCTGTGAATATTTCATAGCATTACTGAGCAGATTAATTACAACCTGATACATACGGTTGCTGTCCGCCTCAATGTAAATTGCAGGGATGTTATTGACCACTTTCTGCTTTCGCTCGTTAACAAAAATCTTCAGCGCATCAGCGCCTTCATTAACCAGATCTTGCAGGTTAAACGTACTGATATTGAGTTTAAGTTTATGTGAATCAATTCGCAGCACGGACAATACATCCTCGATAAGATCAATCAGACGCGTGGTGCCTTTGTACGCATTTTCCACAATTTCTTTCTGATCTTTTTGAAATTCTCCCATGGCGCCTGACATGAGCAATTCCAAATTACCGGAAATGAT from bacterium harbors:
- a CDS encoding hybrid sensor histidine kinase/response regulator, whose translation is MTEATVSTAPVDVQRPMQDILVVDDEIDNLDLLKRTFRREYNVHTAISAQEALKLLERQEFAVIVSDQRMPEMTGVELLQKAREKYPYTIRILLTGYTDINALVDAINMGHVYRYVTKPWSREEIVMTVKRAVEHYETTKQNFSLLEELKIKNEALENSYKELKRLDELKTRFMVISSHELRTPASIISGNLELLMSGAMGEFQKDQKEIVENAYKGTTRLIDLIEDVLSVLRIDSHKLKLNISTFNLQDLVNEGADALKIFVNERKQKVVNNIPAIYIEADSNRMYQVVINLLSNAMKYSQDGALIEFNGSVENDAAHIICKDNGIGIPKAELEKIFEKFYQLGDADQHRTSKHKFMGGGSGLGLTIVRGTMEEHNGKVWAESEGTNTGTAIHLIIPLKHVPVNSI